In the genome of Arthrobacter sp. PAMC25284, the window AGGCCGGACCCGCGGCCGCCACAGCAGAACTACCTCCCAATAGAGACGTGGTGGCCATCCTCCCGGACCTCATCCGCGGCCAGGAGCTTTCAGTAGCACGCCTGATCATTGCCAGCTTCGATCTGGCTCCCACGGCTCAGAAAACCGCGGCACAGCAGGCCGAGGTGCCGGGATGAGCGGCGCTGTGGTTGAACAGCTCCCGGCCTGGGGTGCCGTTGCCGCCCTAGCCATACTGCTGCTCGTGGCCCTGGCCGGTGCCGCTGCCGACGGACTCCTGACCGCCCGGGCCGAGGGACGACGCGGCGGCGGCTTCGCCCCGGTCGCGGAAACGGCCCGGCTGCTCCGTCAACGGCCCCGCGGCACCATCGCGGCGGACACGCTGCTGCGGAAGATCGGCGTCGTGGGCCTGCCGGTGGCGGCGGCGCTGAAGGTCGCGGTGCTGCCGTTCGGGGCGTGGGTGGTCTCGGACCTGGCCGTGGGGCTGGTCTGGTTTAACACCATGGACGTTATGGTCTGGGCGCTGGTGTGGCTGGCCGGCTGGGGTCCGAACAGCGCGTATTCGCTGGTGGGCGGGTACCGGTTCCTGGCCCTGGCCCTGGCGTATGAGCTGCCGCTGATGTTTGCACTCACGGCTCCGGCGGTCGCGGCGGGCAGCTTGCGGATGGCAGACATCGTGGCCGCCCAGGACGAATTGTGGTTTGTGGTCTGGATGCCTGTCGCGTTCCTGGTCTTTTGTGCCGCCGTGCTGGCGTTTTCCCTGCAGCGGCCGTTTACCGCTCCGCTCTCGCCCGACATCGCCGGCGGCGTGCTGGGCGAGCTCTCCGGGGTGGAGCGGCTCTTGCTGCTGGCCGGGCGGTACGCGCTGCTGGCCGCCGGTGCCGGATTCGGGGCGGCGTTGTTCCTGGGCGGCGGCGCCGGGCCGGTCCTGCCGGGCTGGGTCTGGTTCCTGGCCAAGACCCTGGCGCTCTTCTGGCTGCTCCTGGCCCTCCGGCGGCGCGTCCCGGCGCTCCGGCCGGAACAGCTCATGGCGCCGGCATGGATAATCGGCCTGCCGCTCATTCTCCTGCAGGTCGCGGTCGTCGCGGTTATCGCCGTCGTCGGGAAGGGCTGAACTATGTTCGAGGCAATTCTTTTCATCGTCCTGACCCTGGTGGCCA includes:
- a CDS encoding NADH-quinone oxidoreductase subunit H, with product MSGAVVEQLPAWGAVAALAILLLVALAGAAADGLLTARAEGRRGGGFAPVAETARLLRQRPRGTIAADTLLRKIGVVGLPVAAALKVAVLPFGAWVVSDLAVGLVWFNTMDVMVWALVWLAGWGPNSAYSLVGGYRFLALALAYELPLMFALTAPAVAAGSLRMADIVAAQDELWFVVWMPVAFLVFCAAVLAFSLQRPFTAPLSPDIAGGVLGELSGVERLLLLAGRYALLAAGAGFGAALFLGGGAGPVLPGWVWFLAKTLALFWLLLALRRRVPALRPEQLMAPAWIIGLPLILLQVAVVAVIAVVGKG